In Acipenser ruthenus chromosome 15, fAciRut3.2 maternal haplotype, whole genome shotgun sequence, a genomic segment contains:
- the LOC117396982 gene encoding protein FAM163B, protein MTAGTVVITGGILATVILLCIIAVLCYCRLQYYCCKKKEESEEDEEEPDFAMHSHLPPVHCNHNVVAAANGPAIFTPPLARKLTRSQTYCPSCTHSELPFYLQHPEELRNGGDRVSYRTVQQEDLDLPMDLASFRKLNLTRSVTMKEVFTHSRSISTDV, encoded by the exons ATGACAGCCGGGACGGTGGTTATCACAGGCGGAATTTTAGCAACAGTCATCCTACTGTGTATCATAGCAGTGCTGTGTTACTGTAGGCTACAG TATTACTGCTGTAAGAAGAAGGAGGAGtcggaggaggatgaggaggagccAGACTTTGCCATGCACTCCCATCTCCCGCCTGTCCACTGCAACCATAATGTAGTGGCAGCCGCCAATGGGCCAGCTATCTTCACCCCTCCCCTGGCCAGGAAACTCACCCGCTCCCAGACTTACTGCCCCAGCTGCACGCACTCCGAGTTGCCCTTCTACCTGCAGCACCCTGAGGAACTGCGCAACGGCGGCGACCGCGTCAGCTACAGGACTGTCCAACAGGAGGACCTGGACTTGCCTATGGACCTAGCCAGCTTCCGCAAGCTCAATCTGACCCGTTCTGTCACAATGAAGGAGGTCTTCACTCACAGCAGGAGCATCAGCACCGATGTGTAG